In the genome of Cryptomeria japonica chromosome 8, Sugi_1.0, whole genome shotgun sequence, one region contains:
- the LOC131034602 gene encoding heavy metal-associated isoprenylated plant protein 2, whose protein sequence is MKKIVLKAEINCEKCRREAFEAIANVEGVESVTVDVEEKKVTVIGDVDPACLTMELRRLGWADLVSVGSHAKEEYKKQAVIKEDDKKGKKDSPKKGETKDINVYVRRLPDENQNRKLVIRGSCDHCEDIYILSDENANACCIS, encoded by the exons ATGAAG aaaattgtattgaAGGCAGAGATTAACTGCGAGAAATGCAGGAGAGAGGCATTTGAAGCAATTGCTAATGTTGAag GTGTTGAATCTGTGACTGTAGATGTTGAGGAGAAAAAGGTGACAGTGATTGGAGATGTAGACCCTGCCTGCTTAACCATGGAACTCAGAAGGCTTGGATGGGCAGACTTGGTGAGCGTGGGTTCTCATGCCAAGGAAGAATATAAGAAGCAGGCTGTCATAAAGGAGGACGATAAGAAGGGTAAAAAGGACTCCCCCAAGAAGGGTGAAACAAAGGATATTAACGTATATGTGAGGAGGTTGCCagatgaaaatcaaaatagaaaacttGTGATCAGGGGAAGCTGCGATCATTGTGAAGACATATATATCCTAAGTGATGAGAATGCTAATGCCTGTTGCATTTCCTAG
- the LOC131034601 gene encoding heavy metal-associated isoprenylated plant protein 39: protein MQKIVLKAEINCEKCRKDAYEAISKVEGVESATVDIKERKVTVIGDADPACLTMELRRLGWAEIVSVGPNVQDTPKPAPKDDKKNPPKDDKKEGQAKNGSKKETQGSNEGKNPSPKQDSTSKVQPQVWIQPQPWIQPQPMPLDVNVYVRGYPEEKPHYNQTLVIRGDCHHCCEDVYYLSDENPNACSIC from the exons ATGCAG AAAATTGTGTTGAAGGCAGAAATTAACTGTGAGAAATGCAGGAAAGACGCATATGAAGCGATTTCCAAGGTTGAAG GTGTTGAATCGGCGACCGTTGATATTAAGGAGAGAAAGGTTACTGTAATTGGAGATGCAGACCCTGCCTGTTTGACAATGGAACTCAGAAGGCTTGGATGGGCAGAGATCGTGAGTGTGGGTCCTAATGTCCAGGATACTCCAAAGCCTGCTCCAAAGGATGACAAAAAGAACCCTCCAAAGGATGACAAAAAGGAGGGACAGGCTAAGAATGGTTCTAAAAAGGAGACACAGGGTTCAAATGAGGGCAAAAATCCTTCTCCCAAGcaggattccacaagcaaggttcAACCACAAGTGTGGATTCAACCACAGCCGTGGATTCAACCACAACCAATGCCACTGGATGTAAATGTATACGTGCGAGGATATCCAGAAGAGAAGCCACATTATAATCAGACACTGGTGATAAGGGGAGACTGCCACCATTGCTGTGAAGATGTCTATTACTTAAGCGATGAGAATCCAAATGCATGTTCTATTTGCTAG